CGGTCACGGCCTACCTGACCCGCGAGGAGCCGGACAAGACCGTGACGCTCAGCCTGCTGATCGGCGACCTCGTCGCCGGTGTCGACCCGCAGCAGCCGACCTTCGACTGGCGGCGCCGCAACGTGTCGCCGGCCGGTCCGGGCGAGTTCTCGGAGTGGGAGACCGTCACCGGCCGGGAGCTGTTCGCCACCCCGGTGATTCCTGGAGCCCCCGATGTCAGCTGACGACGTCCCCGGCCTGGCCGATCCGCTGGTGCTGCAGGACCGGCTCTACCTGCGCTGCGCGGGCGGCACCCGGGTGGTACGGCCGCCGGCCGCGCCCGCGCTGCTCGGCGCCCCGGGCCTCGCCCTCTACCGGCACGACGACGGTGAGCCCCGCGGCGGCGGCGTCCTGACGCTGACGCTGGACCTGGGCGCGCCCTCGGACCCGGGCGACGCGGCCGACGCCGCGCTGCCGGCGCAGATCCAGGAGGTGCTCGCCCCGCAGCACGCGGACGGCGAGGTCCGCCTGGTGCTGGGCGAGCCGCTGGCGAGCGCCCCGGTGGCGGCCGGCGTCCGGCCGGTCGTCGCCCTCGCCGCCGGCCTGGACATCACCCGGGCGACCCTGCTGCGCAGCCTGGTCGGCCCGGGCACGCCGCCGGGCCTCGGCGCCACCGCCACCGGGACGCTGGTCGTCAGCGGCGGCCCGCGCGGCCGGGTGGAGATCGACCGGGACGGCGCCCGGGCCGAGCTGGCCGGAGCGGCGGGGCTGACCGACGGCGACGTGGCCGATGCCCTCGACCGGCTGCTGAAGCTCGGCCTCGTCCGGGTGACGCTGGCGGAGAGCTTCGCCGCGTACCCGGGCTGGCCGCCGCTCGCGTTCGCCGCGGCCGCGCTGTTCGAGCCGGCGGTGACCGCGCACCCGTGGACCGCGGTGCCGGGCCTGCGGCTGCCGGGGTACGCCCCGGATGCCCGGTGGCAGCCGGCTTCCGGCCGTCCGGGCGGCGGCCCGATGGTCCTGACCCTGGACGGGAACCGGCTGCCCTGGGCCGCCGCCGCACCGCTGCCGCTGGACCAGGTCGCCGTGACCGAGTGGGACCTGCCCGGCTCGCGCGTCCGGCAGGTCGACGTCATGGTGCTCGGCCCGTGGCCCGCGGACGTCGCGGATCCCGCCGTCCAGGTACGGATCGGCGACGGTCCGGCGACCACGGTTCCGCTGACGGCGGAGCGGCAGTCGGTACGCCTGGTGCCGCCCGCGGGCGGGCCGGGCGACCACTCCTGGCGGGTCACCGCCCGCCGCGGCGACCACGCGGTCGCCGGCGCCTGGGAGACCACCCGCAGCAGGGAGCTGGTCGTCCGGGCCGACCAGCAAATGCTCGACGACAACCGATGACCGACGAACGGGGAGCAGTGGGATGAGCGCGATCGACGAGAAGTGGCGGCAGTGCCAGTGGCTCGGAGCCCCGGTGGACGAGGGCGCGGGGAGCGGGGAGATGACCCTGCGGGACGGCCACGGCCGGGCCCGCGACTACCAGAACGGGTCGATCTTCTGGACCCCGGAGCTGGGCGCGCACGAGGTGCACGGCGACATCCGGGTGAAGTGGGCGCGGCTGGGCGGCGAGCGCGGTCTGCTCGGCTACCCGGTCACCGACGAGCTCGGCTGCGGGCCGGGCAACGGCCGCTACAACCACTTCACGGGCGGGTCCGTCTACTGGACCCCGGACCTCGGCGCCCACGAGGTGCACGCGCAGATCCGGGACAAGTGGGCCGAGCTGGGCTGGCAGAGCAGCACGCTGGGCTACCCGACGAGCGACGTCCGGACCGAGGCGGGCCGGCTGTCCTGCGGCTTCGAGGGCGGCACGATCGTCTGGACGCCGGCCGGGGGCGCCGTGGTCGGCCAGCGCATCGACTGACGCCCGCACTCAGATCCGCACACTGACGAACGAGAGGACCTTCGCCATGCCCGAAACCGTGCTCAACGCCGACGGGTCGACCACCGACTGGAACGACGACGGGTCGGCCACCACCAGCTGGCCGGACGGAACCGTCCGGGTCGACTACCCGAACAACTCCTCCACCACGACGTACCCGGACGGCCGGGTGCTCAACGTCTACGCCGACGGCAGCCGCGACTTCAACGACCAGTACGGCACCGCGCTGGACCCGGACACCGGCCAGCCGCTGTCCGACCCGGGGCCGGTCGTCACCCCGCCCGTGGACGCCGAGGAGATCGTCACCGACGTCCTGCACGGGGCGCACGCGCTGAGCTCGCTGGCCGACGCCGTCGGGATGCTCGGCAGCGTCGAGGTGCTCGAGGTGGTCGCCGAGCCGATCGACGGCGTGCTCACGGTGGCCGTGATGGCCTTCGAGGTCTGGAAGGCGCTGGAGGCGGCCAACCGCGCCTACGCGACGGCCGGCTACTGCTACGGCCTGATGTACGGCGCCCTGGACCTGGGGACGCCGGAGTACCCGGCCGGGACGTACTCGCTCGACAGCGAGGAGACGATCGCGGTCAAGCGGGAGAAGTTCGCCGACGGGATCAAGCAGGCGCAGGCCGAGCTCGACGACGGGGCCAACGGTGTCCTGCTGCGCAACAAGATCCTGCTGCGGACCGCGGCCAGGAACAGCGACCCGAACGCCGCCATCGACGAGATCTGGCAGGCGTCGTGCCGCAAGACCGACAACGAGTTCTACGCCGGCCACCTGCGGCTGATGTGGCCCGGCACCGGAATCACGGAACGGTAGGGGAGCGTCATGGACGAACCGGTTCTGCGTACCGGATCCCAGGGTGACTGGGTGTACTACCTGCAGCAGCTGCTGGCCCAGGCCGGGTACGACCCGGGCGGCCTGGACGGCGACTTCGGTCCCGGCACGCTGGCCGCGGTGCAGGCGTTCCAGCGCGACTACGGGCTCGGCGTCGACGGCGTGGCCGGACCGGCGACCTGGGCCGCGCTCACCGGCGTCCCGGCCGACGGCGGTGCCGGCGGCGGCGGTTCGGACGGCGGCGGGGTCGCCTCCGACGCCGTGCCGGAGTCGCTGGTGACCGCGGGCGCCCCGGCGACCCTCTCGGAGTGGTCGGACGCCGAGAAGGAGGCCTTCTTCGAGGGGACGGTCTCGCAGAGCGACGACGCCGGGGTACCCGAGGACGTGCCCCTGCTGGCCATGAGCGACCTTCCGTCCGATGGGGGTGTCATCGCATGAGCGCCGACACGATCGTGAACGTGGCCAAGGCGGCGTGGGACGTCTTCACCGACGACGCCCCCTCCGTCGACATCAAGGGCTCCACGGCCAACGCCGTGCCGAAGGTCGACGACTGGCAGGACCTGCGGGGGACCCGCGGCCCGATGTGGCTGCAGCAGAGCTGGCAGCGGATGTGTGCCTGGCCGATGGAGGACTACATCGTCGCCGAGTTCACCTTCGTCCTGAAGTGGGACTACGGCGCGACGTACCACGGCGGGGGGGCCTTCATCCCGAACATCTGGATCGAGGTCCCGCACTACGACATCTTCTGGGGCCAGCACGTCTTCCTGTCCCTGACCGTGCACAACCCGACGAACGCCAGCACGGTCCCGAACGCGCCGCTGGCGCGGGTGCCGGTCACCATCGCCGGCACCGCCCGCAACAGCCTGCGGGACCTGCACGTCGAGTGGAGCTACAACCTCTACGGCAACGGCCGGTACGAGCGGACCTGAGCCCGCGCGAGGGGGCCGGCCGGCGGTGACGCCGGCCGGCCCCCTCGTCCGTCCTCAGTGGACGCTGCCGCTGCCGTGGATCTCGCGCGTCGGGTGCTCGTCCACCCGCTCCGGCGGGGACAGCAGGGTGATCGGCCGCTCCACCGCGGCAGCGTTCGGGATCGACTCCGCCGCGACGGCGGTCAGCGATCGGGTCCAGTCCTGCCAGACGGTGATCTCCTCGGCGGAGAAGACCCGGTACATCGGCCCCTCCGGGCCCAGCAGCTCGAAGAAGGGGCTCTTCTCCGGCTCCCCGGGCACGATCCGCCCGCTGCTCACCAGCGTCGCCAGCAACCGGTCGGGGTCCGCGAACAGGTCGTTGAGCAGGGTGCCGCCGAGCTTGCGGGTGCCGTGGTTCAGCCGCGCCTTCGGCGCCCGGTCCGCGACCATCGCGGCCACCCGCTGGGCCGGGGTGGGCGCCTGCCGCAGCTTCTCCGCCACCTGCTGGCCGAGCTCGCCGGTCGTCGCGAACGCGACGTACCCGGTCCAGATCCGCTCCCACTGGTCCTGCCGGGCCTCGTCCCCGAGGTCGACCCGCACCTGCTCCAGGTGCCGCTCGACCGCCTGCTGGGCGAGCGCGCCGTGCCCGGAGGCGGCGTTGTCGATGGCCACGTGCATCTCGTAGAACCGGGTGTCGATCCCGAAGTGCCGGTTGAGC
The nucleotide sequence above comes from Mycobacteriales bacterium. Encoded proteins:
- a CDS encoding peptidoglycan-binding domain-containing protein, giving the protein MDEPVLRTGSQGDWVYYLQQLLAQAGYDPGGLDGDFGPGTLAAVQAFQRDYGLGVDGVAGPATWAALTGVPADGGAGGGGSDGGGVASDAVPESLVTAGAPATLSEWSDAEKEAFFEGTVSQSDDAGVPEDVPLLAMSDLPSDGGVIA